Within the Herpetosiphonaceae bacterium genome, the region GCCGCGACAACCTGCGGTCGTGACGGGCGGCGTGGGGCGGATAGGCCGGAACGGCGACGACGCCAGCGTAGAGGCAGCCAAACAGCGCGGCGATGTACTCCAGGCCGGGCGGGTACAGCAGCAGCGCGCGCTCGCCACGGGCTCCGATCGCTTGCAGGTGGGCGGCGATCACACAGGCACGTCGATCCAGCTCCGCATAGCTCAGCCGCGCCGCGCTCGTGTCGTCTGCCAGGAAGGTGTAGGCAGCTTGATCGGGCTGATGGCTAGCTCTCCAGCGCAGGATGGCTACAAACGAGGATACACCGAGAGGATTGCACCGAGGTTCGCTCATCAAGCATGCTCCACCAAGACGAGGCGAAAGAACGAAGCGAGAACAAAGAACAAAGAACACATGGAGAACCAAGAACCAGGGAGAATGTGAAACGTGAAACTTGGAACTTGAAACTCGATACTATCCTAACGGGTAGCTAAGACGATGGCTGATCGGGCGCAGACGGGCGGGTAGCGTGGCGGAGTCTCCCAGAAAATCCCTGCTGGCCTGGATCGCTGCCGCTTGCTCTCAGGCTGCTCGATCAGACAATCGGCAAGTGTCCAGCCGCATAAACGTTGTGTACACCAGATGACGTGGTAATTTTGATCCAATTATACAATTATTTGCCGCCTGTGCAACCCGGCTGTCTGCGGTCGGTGGCTGGTACGAGGCCATGCAGGCTGGGTCCAACCAACCGCAGGCGGCGATCACTACGCGCTTTGCTGCCGCATGACGATAAAGTTGTGCTACAATTATTTCGCCCTCCGGCTGTGGTTAACATCTGTGTACGACATGGTGCCAACATAACGCGCCATATTCACAGAAAGCAACCACTTCGATCTAACCTTCTGTTCTTCTCTGAGAGGCTTGATCGACACACAAGCGTATGAGCTTGCAAGGGTAGCTCCGTCGGTAGGCTACCCTGCAGAAATGGTTGCCTCAGCTCACCCTGAGTCGGCCTCGATCAGCGTTGGATCGATCCGAGCAGCCTCGGTTCAGATGCGCTTCGCGGCTTGTCATACGATGATGCCCCTACGCATGGTTATCGCGTAACGTACTCGGCCATTCCGATCTACCGTACCACGAACGCAGGAGCCCCCATGAGCGATCTCCAGCAACAGATTGCGGACCTTTCTCCAGAACGACGGAAATTGCTTGAGCTGCTACGTCGGCAGCAAGAGCAGCAGGGTCGGGCACGCATTCGATCGCTTCCGCGTGCGAGTGGCATCAATATGTTTCCGCTCTCGTTTGCGCAACAGCGCCTCTGGTTTATCGATCAGTTCCAGCCCGGCACGAGCGCCTATAACATGGTGTCGGCGCTGCGCTTAACGGGTCCGCTGAGCGAGGCGGCGCTGCTCCGCGCGCTCAACCAGATCGTCGCGCGGCACGAAACCTTGCGCACAACGTTTGTGATCTCGCATGGGCACCCGGTACAGTCGATTGCACCCGCCCTGGTGATCGCGCTCCCGGTGACGGATTTGAGCGGGCTGCCTGCTGCTGATCGTGAAGCGACCGTCCAGCGGCATATCCTGGCAGAGGCCCGGCAGCCATTCGATCTGGCGCAGGGACCGCTGATCCGGGCCGCGCTGCTGCGTCTGCACCGCGCCCAGGACGGCCAGGAGCATGTGCTGATTCTGACGCTGCACCATATTATCGCTGATGGCTGGTCGCAGGGCGTGCTGATCCGCGAATTGACCACGCTCTACCGCGCGTTTGCCGTCGGCCAGACAGACGCCGCCCGGCTTCCAGAGCTGCCGATCCAGTACGCCGACTTCGCGTACTGGCAGCGCGACTGGCTGCAAGGCGAGGTGCTGGAGCGACAGATCGACTACTGGCGGCAGCAGCTTGCCGATCTGCCCAAGCTCCACCTGCCGACCGACCATCCGCGCGGCGCGGTGCAGACGATTACCGGTGGCCGCCACACGCATACGCTCTCGCCGCCGCTGACGTCAGCGCTTCATACGTTGAGCCAGCAGGAGGGCGCGACACTGTTCATGACGCTGCTGGCGGCGTTCCAGGCGTTGCTCTCGCGCTACAGCGGCCAGACAGACTTCGCGATCGGGTCGGGCATTGCCAGCCGCAATCGCGCCGAGATCGAGGGGCTGATCGGCTTCTTCGTCAACACCCTGGTGCTGCGGGCCAATCTGAGCGACAATCCGACGTTTCGCGAGGCGCTCCGGCGGGTGCGTGAGACGACCCTGGCGGCGTATGCCCATCAGGATCTGCCATTCGAGAAGCTCGTCGAGGAGCTCCAGCCGGAGCGCGACCTGAGTTCCGCGCCGCTGTTCCAGGTTTCGTTTGTGCTTCAGAATACGCCGCTGCCGACGATCGACGTGCCGCCGCTGACGGTCGAGCCGCTGGAGACGGAGCATATTACCACCAAGCTCGATCTGTCGCTGTCCGTCGTGGAGACGACGCAGGGCTTGCGCCTGCGGCTGCAGTATAACGCCGAGCTGTTCGACGAGCCGACGATCGCGCGCATGGCGGCACACTTCGAGCAAATGCTCGCGGGCATTGTCGCCGATCCCGATTGCCCCATCGCCGCGCTGCCGCTGCTCAGAGTGGACGAGCGGCAGCAGATGCTCGTGGATTGGAACGCCACGCAGCAGCCCTATCAGGCGCTCTGTTTTCAGCAGCTCTTTGAAGCGCAGGCCGCGCGCACGCCCGATAGGATCGCGGTTGTGTACGGCAGCGCCGCGCTGACCTACGCCGAGCTGGATCGACGCGCGAATCAGCTTGCCCGCTACCTGCAAGCGTTGGGCGTCGGCGGGTGCGCTCAGG harbors:
- a CDS encoding condensation domain-containing protein gives rise to the protein MSDLQQQIADLSPERRKLLELLRRQQEQQGRARIRSLPRASGINMFPLSFAQQRLWFIDQFQPGTSAYNMVSALRLTGPLSEAALLRALNQIVARHETLRTTFVISHGHPVQSIAPALVIALPVTDLSGLPAADREATVQRHILAEARQPFDLAQGPLIRAALLRLHRAQDGQEHVLILTLHHIIADGWSQGVLIRELTTLYRAFAVGQTDAARLPELPIQYADFAYWQRDWLQGEVLERQIDYWRQQLADLPKLHLPTDHPRGAVQTITGGRHTHTLSPPLTSALHTLSQQEGATLFMTLLAAFQALLSRYSGQTDFAIGSGIASRNRAEIEGLIGFFVNTLVLRANLSDNPTFREALRRVRETTLAAYAHQDLPFEKLVEELQPERDLSSAPLFQVSFVLQNTPLPTIDVPPLTVEPLETEHITTKLDLSLSVVETTQGLRLRLQYNAELFDEPTIARMAAHFEQMLAGIVADPDCPIAALPLLRVDERQQMLVDWNATQQPYQALCFQQLFEAQAARTPDRIAVVYGSAALTYAELDRRANQLARYLQALGVGGCAQGEVHVGLSIERSLDLIVGMLGILKAGGAYVPLDPHYPQERLQFMIADAQIAVLVTQAHLAQTMTGHAALTVFLDEDWPAISRCSDRPPTVHALPDTIAYVIYTSGSTGRPKGVLVTHRGLGNIALLQRDTVGIHQQSRVLQFASFSFDSAVWEVCMALLHGATLVLAPEEALRPGPDLLHLLEAEAITVATLPPSALAVLPPAELPQLAQLLVAGEACSGDLVARWRVSASGRERRMFNGYGPTETTVCATLAALDGTQRIPPIGRPIANTRIYLLDRRGQPVPVGVPGE